From a region of the Microterricola gilva genome:
- a CDS encoding type II secretion system F family protein: MSALVPVLLGALLGAGLLLALSPLFWPAGRERVASAPDARPGGIRHALGRTLARAGIRRVTPLGFTVISVTLALIAAGLAQALLGITALAVVVGLAGLAAPFLVVRWRAAARRTANREVWPDVVDHLISAVRSGLALPDAVSSIASAGPASARAPFAEFERDYRATANFGACIGRLKDALGDPVADRILETLRMAREVGGTELTTVLRSLASYLREDAAVRAELRARQGWVVNAARLGVAAPWLVLLLLASRPEAAAAYDTPAGSVVILGGLLVSILAYRIMLRVGRLPEEPRWFR, encoded by the coding sequence ATGAGCGCGCTCGTCCCGGTGCTTCTCGGTGCCCTGCTCGGCGCGGGCCTGCTGCTCGCACTGTCGCCGCTGTTCTGGCCGGCGGGGCGGGAACGCGTGGCGTCTGCGCCGGATGCCCGGCCCGGCGGCATCCGGCACGCGCTCGGGCGCACGCTCGCCCGGGCCGGCATCCGCCGCGTCACGCCACTCGGCTTCACCGTGATCTCGGTGACGCTCGCCCTGATCGCGGCCGGCCTGGCCCAGGCGCTGCTCGGAATCACGGCGCTCGCTGTCGTGGTGGGACTCGCCGGGCTCGCCGCCCCGTTCCTCGTCGTGCGGTGGCGAGCGGCGGCCAGACGCACTGCGAACCGGGAGGTGTGGCCCGACGTAGTCGACCACCTCATCTCGGCCGTGCGGTCCGGGCTCGCCCTGCCCGACGCCGTGAGCAGCATCGCCAGCGCCGGCCCGGCGAGCGCACGCGCGCCATTCGCAGAGTTCGAGCGCGACTACCGGGCGACGGCGAACTTCGGGGCGTGCATCGGGCGCCTGAAGGACGCACTCGGCGACCCGGTCGCTGACAGGATCCTGGAGACGCTGCGCATGGCCCGGGAGGTCGGCGGAACCGAGCTGACTACTGTGCTGCGCAGCCTCGCCAGCTATCTGCGCGAGGATGCGGCGGTCCGTGCCGAGCTGCGGGCGCGCCAGGGTTGGGTCGTCAATGCTGCCCGATTGGGAGTCGCCGCGCCGTGGCTGGTGCTGCTGCTTCTCGCCTCACGCCCGGAGGCGGCCGCCGCCTACGACACGCCGGCCGGGTCGGTGGTGATCCTCGGTGGGCTTCTGGTCTCGATCCTGGCGTACCGGATCATGCTCCGGGTCGGGCGCCTGCCAGAGGAACCGCGGTGGTTCCGATGA
- a CDS encoding type II secretion system F family protein: protein MSVQLGWAVVFGSTLGLGLWSLAALTPRLRRARLIDRVAPYLGDVSEAARERAQRHTVDPLPVIGSLFAPTLGRAATALADILGGSDALTRRLRQAGSARGVIQYRSEQLLWAVFGLIIGLALTIAGSLSGSMTPLVQLVLPPTAALAGGMLREWTLRRRARARLRRIEGELPLVLEFLTLSLSAGEGLLDGLRRIARTSSGELAAELGVVVARVNAGTPLAAALHELGDELRIPALSRCVDQMIAVLERGTPLAEVLRAQAGDARGSAKRELLESGGKKEVMMLVPLVFLILPLTIIFAIFPGIFVLRAGF, encoded by the coding sequence ATGAGCGTGCAACTCGGCTGGGCGGTCGTGTTCGGCAGCACCCTCGGCCTCGGGCTGTGGTCGCTCGCCGCGCTCACGCCGCGGCTGCGGCGCGCGCGACTGATCGACCGGGTCGCGCCGTACCTCGGCGACGTCTCCGAGGCGGCCAGGGAGCGGGCGCAGCGCCACACCGTCGACCCGCTGCCCGTGATCGGCTCGCTCTTCGCCCCGACCCTCGGCCGCGCGGCCACGGCACTCGCCGACATCCTCGGCGGCTCGGATGCCCTCACGCGGCGGCTCCGGCAGGCCGGCTCAGCACGCGGCGTCATCCAGTACCGCAGCGAACAGCTGCTCTGGGCGGTATTCGGGCTCATCATCGGCCTTGCGCTGACGATCGCCGGTTCCCTGTCTGGAAGTATGACGCCGCTCGTGCAACTCGTCTTGCCGCCGACGGCCGCGCTCGCCGGGGGAATGCTGCGGGAGTGGACCCTGCGCCGCCGGGCACGAGCACGGTTGCGCCGCATCGAGGGCGAGCTGCCGCTCGTGCTGGAGTTCCTGACCCTGAGCCTCTCCGCCGGTGAGGGGCTGCTCGACGGACTGCGCCGCATTGCGCGCACGAGCTCCGGCGAACTGGCCGCCGAGTTGGGCGTCGTCGTCGCGCGAGTGAATGCCGGAACGCCGCTCGCGGCGGCGCTGCACGAGCTCGGCGATGAGCTCCGTATCCCCGCGCTCTCCCGGTGCGTCGACCAGATGATCGCGGTGCTCGAGCGGGGCACACCGCTCGCCGAGGTGCTGCGGGCGCAGGCCGGCGATGCCAGGGGATCCGCGAAGCGCGAGCTGTTGGAGAGCGGGGGCAAGAAGGAGGTCATGATGCTCGTGCCGCTGGTCTTCCTGATCCTGCCGTTGACCATCATCTTCGCGATCTTCCCGGGAATCTTCGTATTGCGGGCCGGGTTCTGA
- a CDS encoding TadE/TadG family type IV pilus assembly protein: MRLGERRRIDPERERGSAVAEFTMVGALLTLLCLAVVQLALALHIRNTIQDAAAEGARTAALAGATLNDGAERTRQLITMGLGPAYAEQITAGYADVTGLESTEVRVVAPLPLIGLFGIESALEVTGHAALELPD, from the coding sequence ATGCGACTCGGCGAGCGACGCAGGATCGACCCGGAGCGTGAGCGCGGCAGCGCCGTCGCCGAGTTCACGATGGTGGGCGCACTGCTCACGCTGCTCTGCCTCGCCGTCGTTCAGCTCGCGCTCGCCCTGCACATCCGCAACACGATTCAGGATGCCGCGGCCGAGGGCGCGCGCACCGCGGCACTGGCCGGGGCGACCCTGAACGATGGCGCGGAGCGGACCAGGCAACTCATCACGATGGGGCTCGGCCCCGCCTACGCAGAGCAGATCACCGCCGGCTACGCCGACGTCACCGGCCTCGAGAGTACCGAGGTGCGCGTCGTCGCTCCGCTTCCGTTGATCGGCCTGTTTGGAATCGAGTCGGCGCTGGAGGTGACCGGGCATGCGGCCCTTGAACTTCCCGACTAG
- a CDS encoding pilus assembly protein TadG-related protein, with the protein MRRYLRERLRLTVLGDERGSSLVLTIFYGAFALLLILLVVAATSLSLDRNRLFGIADGAALAGAEAFELSAVSTAGEGFTAALQDAAVQQAVQEHLAVVPRGSLEELVVESAGTPDGVSAEVTLSAWWRPPMLTMLVPAGIRIEVTATARSVLR; encoded by the coding sequence ATGCGGCGGTATCTGAGGGAGCGCCTGCGGCTCACCGTTCTGGGCGATGAGCGAGGTTCGAGCCTCGTCCTCACGATCTTCTACGGTGCGTTCGCTCTGTTGCTGATCCTCCTCGTCGTCGCCGCGACCTCCCTCTCGCTTGACCGCAACCGACTCTTCGGCATCGCGGACGGGGCTGCGCTCGCCGGGGCCGAAGCGTTCGAGCTCTCGGCCGTGAGCACGGCGGGGGAGGGTTTCACCGCGGCGCTGCAGGATGCCGCGGTGCAACAGGCTGTGCAGGAGCACCTGGCTGTCGTGCCACGCGGAAGCCTTGAGGAGCTCGTGGTTGAGAGCGCTGGAACACCGGACGGGGTCTCGGCCGAGGTGACGTTGAGCGCCTGGTGGCGCCCGCCGATGCTCACGATGCTCGTTCCGGCCGGCATCCGTATCGAGGTGACCGCGACCGCGCGCTCGGTGCTGCGGTAG
- a CDS encoding MFS transporter, which yields MSVAERPFSLRSVALAVFLPTMLFSIGEGAIIPLIPLVAHDLGASLATAGLLGALVMVGTVVGDIPSGVIVSRIGERNAMIWASLLSVIAVLICLAAPNEWVLGVGIFIVGLATAVFALARHAFLTSYVPLSYRARALSTLGGVFRAGFFIGPFLSAAVIQWTGGTQAVFWIFIVCCLAAAAVLLLLADPASTFGPAQHRGSSAQNEGAEEAERETRGLFRTLWHYRGVLVRLGAGVSLIGAMRAARIVIMPLWAVSIGLGTTDTAVIIGIAGAVDFALFYVSGQIMDRHGRLWSALPSMLGLGAGLLILAFTHDLPSNVQWFIGVAMLLSVANGIGSGIMMTLGADLAPRDDPAPFLGAWRFAGDLGAATAPLVIAAITALASLALASGVAGIAGLIGAGILARYIPRYVPRPPKR from the coding sequence ATGTCTGTTGCAGAGCGCCCCTTCTCGTTGCGCTCCGTCGCACTCGCCGTCTTCTTGCCGACCATGCTCTTCTCGATCGGCGAGGGCGCCATCATTCCGTTGATCCCGCTCGTCGCCCACGACCTCGGTGCGTCGCTCGCGACCGCCGGCCTGCTCGGAGCGCTCGTGATGGTCGGAACCGTCGTTGGCGACATCCCGAGCGGTGTGATCGTCAGCCGGATCGGCGAACGCAACGCGATGATCTGGGCCTCGCTGCTCTCGGTCATCGCCGTCCTGATCTGCCTGGCTGCGCCGAACGAGTGGGTGCTCGGCGTCGGGATCTTCATCGTCGGGCTCGCGACCGCCGTCTTCGCCCTCGCCCGGCACGCCTTCCTCACAAGCTACGTCCCACTCTCCTACCGGGCCAGGGCGCTCTCCACGCTCGGCGGGGTGTTCCGCGCCGGCTTCTTCATCGGCCCGTTCCTCTCTGCTGCGGTCATCCAGTGGACGGGCGGCACGCAGGCGGTCTTCTGGATCTTCATCGTGTGTTGCCTGGCGGCCGCCGCCGTTCTGCTGTTGCTGGCCGACCCGGCGAGCACCTTCGGCCCGGCCCAGCACCGGGGAAGCAGTGCGCAGAACGAGGGTGCGGAGGAGGCCGAGCGGGAGACCCGCGGCCTGTTCAGAACGCTCTGGCACTACCGGGGCGTGCTCGTCCGACTCGGCGCGGGCGTCAGCCTGATCGGCGCCATGCGGGCGGCACGCATCGTGATCATGCCGCTCTGGGCGGTGAGCATCGGCCTCGGCACCACGGACACGGCGGTGATCATCGGCATCGCCGGCGCGGTCGACTTCGCCCTGTTCTATGTGAGCGGTCAGATCATGGACAGGCACGGGCGGCTGTGGAGCGCGCTGCCGTCTATGCTCGGCCTCGGCGCCGGGCTGTTGATCCTCGCGTTCACCCACGATCTGCCGAGCAACGTGCAGTGGTTCATCGGGGTCGCCATGCTCCTCTCCGTCGCGAACGGAATCGGCAGCGGCATCATGATGACGCTCGGCGCCGACCTCGCCCCGCGGGACGATCCCGCACCGTTCCTCGGCGCCTGGCGCTTCGCTGGCGACCTCGGCGCCGCGACGGCCCCGCTCGTGATCGCAGCCATCACGGCACTGGCGTCGCTCGCGCTGGCCAGCGGCGTGGCCGGCATCGCGGGACTGATCGGCGCCGGCATCCTCGCCCGCTACATCCCGCGCTACGTGCCGCGGCCGCCGAAACGCTAG
- the prfB gene encoding peptide chain release factor 2, with the protein MIELDLSDQIAALRSTFGDIRAVLDVDAITADIARLSEAAGAPDLWDDTENAQKITSALSHRQSELAKITSITSRLDDLEVLVELANEAGDEDSAQEARAELASLQKLMGELEVQTLLDGEFDPNPAVVTIRAGAGGVDAADFAEMLMRMYLRWAEKHKYPTRVLDTSYAEEAGIKSTTFEIDAPYAFGTLSVEAGTHRLVRMSPFGAAGKRQTSFAAVEVVPLIEQAESVDVPESDIRIDVFRSSGPGGQSVNTTDSAVRITHLPTGIVVSCQNEKSQIQNRAAALRVLQSRLMLLQREQEAATKKEFAGNITASWGDQMRSYVLAPYQMVKDLRTDFEVNNPGNVFDGDLDGFISAGIRWRKGAH; encoded by the coding sequence ATGATTGAGCTCGATCTTTCCGACCAGATTGCCGCACTGCGGTCCACCTTCGGCGACATCCGCGCCGTGCTCGACGTCGACGCCATCACGGCCGACATCGCCCGCTTGAGTGAGGCCGCCGGTGCCCCAGACCTCTGGGACGACACGGAGAACGCGCAGAAGATCACGAGCGCGCTCAGCCACCGCCAGTCGGAGCTGGCCAAGATCACCAGCATCACGAGTCGTCTCGACGACCTCGAGGTGCTCGTCGAGCTGGCCAACGAGGCCGGTGACGAGGACAGCGCCCAGGAGGCGCGCGCCGAGCTGGCCAGCCTGCAGAAGCTCATGGGTGAGCTCGAGGTGCAGACGCTGCTCGACGGCGAGTTCGACCCGAACCCGGCCGTCGTCACGATCCGTGCAGGCGCAGGCGGCGTCGACGCGGCCGACTTCGCCGAGATGCTCATGCGCATGTACCTGCGCTGGGCCGAGAAGCACAAGTACCCGACGCGCGTGCTCGACACGAGCTACGCCGAAGAGGCCGGCATCAAGTCGACGACCTTCGAGATCGACGCCCCCTACGCCTTCGGAACGCTCAGCGTCGAGGCCGGCACGCACCGCCTCGTGCGGATGTCGCCGTTCGGCGCGGCGGGCAAGCGCCAGACCAGCTTCGCCGCCGTCGAGGTTGTGCCGCTGATCGAGCAGGCCGAGTCGGTCGACGTGCCGGAGAGCGACATCCGCATCGATGTCTTCCGTTCCAGCGGACCCGGCGGCCAGTCGGTCAACACGACGGACTCCGCCGTGCGCATCACCCACCTCCCGACGGGCATCGTGGTGAGCTGCCAGAACGAGAAGAGCCAGATCCAGAACCGTGCCGCGGCGCTCCGCGTGCTGCAGTCCCGCCTGATGCTGCTGCAGCGCGAGCAGGAGGCTGCCACCAAGAAGGAGTTCGCCGGGAACATCACGGCGAGCTGGGGCGACCAGATGCGCAGCTACGTTCTGGCGCCGTACCAGATGGTCAAGGACCTGCGCACGGACTTCGAGGTGAACAACCCGGGCAACGTCTTCGACGGCGACCTCGACGGCTTCATCTCGGCCGGCATCCGCTGGCGCAAGGGAGCGCACTAG
- the ftsE gene encoding cell division ATP-binding protein FtsE: MIRFDHVTKQYPGTSRPALNAIDLEILRGEFVFLVGASGSGKSSCLRLVLKEEKPSTGSIHVLGQDLGSISNRKIPYFRRNLGVVFQDFRLLPNKTVYDNVAFTLQVIGKSRGYIQEAVPDTLKMVGLDGKAQRLPHELSGGEQQRVAIARAIVNKPQILLADEPTGNLDPTTSAGIMTLLERINAGGTTVMMATHEAAIVDQMQRRVLELSAGTIVRDERHGGYATSAVPILAVAPGAHAAQAAPAAHAASATPVIPAAPVVPVPTATMAQPLYVEPEFSDEVTDAAAAVTAAAQAAPIAPPVPDPAPKTGNMIRPLLPVTKHDVPEQLGLAEKLGLRAAGENPNATGEQEVGPSK, translated from the coding sequence ATGATTCGCTTCGACCACGTCACCAAGCAATACCCGGGAACTTCGAGGCCTGCGCTTAACGCGATCGACCTTGAGATTCTCCGGGGTGAATTCGTCTTCCTCGTCGGGGCTTCAGGCTCGGGCAAGTCGAGCTGCCTGCGGCTCGTCCTGAAGGAAGAGAAGCCGAGCACGGGCAGCATCCACGTGCTGGGCCAAGACCTCGGCTCCATCTCGAACCGCAAGATCCCCTACTTCCGCCGCAACCTCGGTGTGGTGTTTCAGGACTTCCGGCTGCTGCCGAACAAGACCGTCTACGACAACGTCGCCTTCACCCTCCAGGTGATCGGCAAGTCGCGCGGCTACATCCAGGAAGCGGTGCCGGACACCCTCAAGATGGTTGGCCTCGACGGCAAGGCGCAGCGCCTCCCGCACGAGCTCTCCGGTGGTGAGCAGCAGCGCGTCGCCATTGCCCGCGCCATCGTGAACAAGCCGCAGATCCTCCTCGCCGACGAGCCGACAGGTAACCTCGACCCGACCACGAGCGCCGGCATCATGACGCTGCTCGAGCGGATCAACGCAGGTGGCACCACCGTGATGATGGCGACGCACGAGGCCGCAATCGTCGACCAGATGCAGCGCCGCGTGCTCGAGCTGAGCGCCGGCACGATCGTCCGCGACGAGCGCCACGGCGGTTACGCCACCAGCGCGGTGCCAATCCTCGCCGTCGCGCCGGGCGCCCATGCCGCACAGGCGGCCCCTGCCGCCCACGCGGCCTCGGCCACCCCGGTGATCCCGGCGGCCCCTGTCGTTCCTGTGCCGACGGCGACGATGGCCCAGCCCCTCTACGTTGAGCCCGAGTTCAGCGACGAGGTGACGGATGCCGCGGCCGCCGTCACCGCCGCGGCCCAGGCCGCCCCGATTGCCCCGCCGGTGCCAGACCCGGCCCCGAAGACGGGAAACATGATCCGCCCGCTGCTGCCGGTCACCAAGCACGACGTCCCCGAACAGCTGGGACTCGCCGAGAAGCTCGGCCTGCGTGCAGCAGGCGAGAACCCGAACGCGACGGGTGAGCAGGAAGTGGGGCCGAGCAAATGA
- the ftsX gene encoding permease-like cell division protein FtsX produces the protein MRIGLVLGEAANGLRRNASMVVSVVLVTFISLTFVGVAVLMQMQIMQMKSVWYDKAQVAVYLCTGISPGESCAGGEATQEQIDAVEAQLNSDVLAPFIDKFYFESHEEAFKNFQKQFEGNPVTEYVTADQLNQTFWVNLIDPSNAAVLSESLGSMPGVETVTDQRRYLDQIFSVLNAASYTAIGIASLMLIAAVLLIATTIRLSAFSRRREIGIMRLVGASNRFIQTPFVLEGVFAALLGSLLAGGAVVAIVQFFVQGYLGDTLQFTNFVDVKDALIVVPILLIVGAVLAAFSANFAISRYLKV, from the coding sequence ATGAGGATCGGTCTCGTGCTCGGCGAGGCGGCCAACGGCCTCCGTCGCAACGCCTCGATGGTCGTCTCCGTCGTTCTCGTCACCTTCATCTCACTGACCTTCGTCGGCGTCGCCGTGCTCATGCAGATGCAGATCATGCAGATGAAGAGCGTCTGGTACGACAAGGCCCAGGTCGCCGTCTACCTCTGCACCGGCATCTCGCCCGGAGAGTCGTGCGCCGGCGGTGAGGCCACGCAGGAGCAGATCGACGCCGTCGAGGCGCAGCTCAACTCCGACGTGCTCGCCCCCTTCATCGACAAGTTCTACTTCGAATCCCACGAAGAGGCGTTCAAGAACTTCCAGAAGCAGTTCGAGGGCAACCCGGTGACCGAGTACGTCACCGCCGACCAGCTCAACCAGACCTTCTGGGTGAACCTGATCGACCCGTCCAACGCGGCCGTGCTCTCGGAGAGCCTGGGCTCGATGCCCGGCGTCGAGACGGTGACCGACCAGAGACGTTACCTCGACCAGATCTTCTCGGTTCTGAACGCGGCCAGCTACACCGCCATCGGCATCGCCTCGCTCATGCTGATCGCCGCCGTGCTCCTGATCGCGACGACGATCCGACTGTCCGCGTTCTCGCGGCGCAGGGAGATCGGCATCATGCGCCTGGTCGGTGCCTCGAACAGGTTCATCCAGACGCCGTTCGTGCTTGAAGGTGTGTTCGCCGCCCTGCTCGGGTCCCTCCTGGCCGGCGGCGCGGTCGTGGCGATCGTGCAGTTCTTCGTGCAGGGCTACCTCGGCGACACCCTCCAATTCACGAACTTCGTCGATGTGAAGGACGCACTGATCGTGGTGCCGATCCTGCTCATCGTCGGTGCGGTGCTCGCCGCGTTCTCCGCCAACTTCGCGATCTCCCGGTATCTGAAGGTCTAG
- a CDS encoding ATP-binding cassette domain-containing protein yields the protein MAMLLELRDVSIAFAGRADRVSLVADRLDIGLRAGRMHCVSGAPGAGKTSVLRVAAGLLRPTAGSVSWNGEELGTLSEDAVSGRRGALLGYVDQQGALIDELSVLENVLLPAVPRRAAAALGPRAHALLGELGVGELAALRPAELTAAERTRVAVARSLLLEPPLLVLDEPTAGVGRADADELIALLLRLRDAGTSILVASREQALIDAADHRSTLG from the coding sequence ATGGCGATGCTGCTTGAGCTGAGAGACGTCTCGATCGCCTTCGCCGGTCGAGCGGATCGCGTGAGCCTCGTCGCCGACCGCCTCGACATCGGGCTGCGGGCCGGTCGCATGCACTGTGTGAGCGGCGCGCCCGGAGCGGGTAAGACGAGCGTGCTGCGCGTGGCGGCTGGGCTGCTGCGGCCCACCGCAGGCAGCGTGAGCTGGAACGGTGAGGAGCTCGGCACCCTCAGCGAGGACGCGGTGAGCGGCAGACGCGGTGCGCTGCTCGGCTACGTCGACCAGCAGGGTGCGCTGATCGATGAGCTCAGCGTGCTCGAGAACGTGCTCCTGCCCGCCGTTCCCCGGCGTGCTGCCGCCGCGCTCGGGCCCCGCGCGCACGCGCTGCTCGGCGAGCTCGGGGTCGGAGAGCTCGCCGCTCTCCGGCCAGCCGAACTCACCGCAGCCGAACGGACGCGGGTCGCGGTGGCGCGATCGCTGCTGCTCGAGCCACCGCTGCTCGTGCTCGACGAGCCGACGGCCGGCGTGGGGCGGGCCGACGCCGACGAGCTGATCGCGCTGCTGCTGCGACTGCGTGACGCCGGCACGTCGATCCTGGTGGCCTCACGGGAGCAAGCGCTGATCGATGCAGCAGACCACCGCTCGACGCTTGGCTGA
- the smpB gene encoding SsrA-binding protein SmpB: MPRERGEKVVATNRKARHDYTIEDSYEAGMVLSGTEVKSLRAGRASLVDGYAFIEGGEIWLDAVHIPEYVGGTWTNHPPRRKRKLLLHKQEIVKISHKTKEGGYTLIPLQIYFKDGRAKVELAVAKGKKEYDKRQALRERQDKREADRAISSRKNLGE; the protein is encoded by the coding sequence GTGCCCAGGGAACGTGGCGAGAAGGTCGTGGCCACCAATCGCAAGGCCCGCCACGACTATACGATCGAGGACAGCTACGAGGCCGGAATGGTGCTCTCCGGCACCGAGGTCAAGTCACTGCGAGCCGGTCGGGCGAGCCTCGTCGACGGCTACGCCTTCATCGAGGGCGGCGAGATCTGGCTCGATGCCGTGCACATCCCCGAGTACGTCGGCGGCACCTGGACGAACCACCCGCCGCGCCGGAAGCGCAAGCTGCTGCTGCACAAGCAGGAGATCGTCAAGATCAGCCACAAGACGAAAGAGGGCGGCTACACCCTCATTCCGCTGCAGATTTACTTCAAGGACGGCCGCGCCAAGGTCGAACTGGCCGTCGCGAAGGGTAAGAAAGAGTACGACAAGCGTCAGGCGCTGCGTGAGCGTCAGGACAAGCGGGAGGCCGACCGGGCCATCTCGAGCCGAAAGAACCTCGGAGAGTAG
- a CDS encoding tyrosine-protein phosphatase — MNPQTRIPVPGTFNFRDVGGYATPDGFVRSGKLFRSDGLSKLGSAGKAEMTRLGVRTVIDLRDDFEAEVMPDDLAGLDVEAVRLPVFEGSGASQGVAGVSLEALYEKILGQHSDVVVAALREIASTDNGVLVHCTAGKDRTGIVVALALLVAGVDRSVVLADYARSQTNLDGEWLDGMLALMAAHGVEATPELRVLMGGSPPEALDGALRFIEDAHGSVTQYLLDSGMSLNDLAALRSALVEPSAG; from the coding sequence ATGAACCCACAGACACGAATTCCCGTACCCGGAACATTCAATTTTCGTGATGTGGGTGGCTACGCCACACCGGACGGTTTCGTGCGCTCTGGCAAGCTCTTCCGCTCCGACGGGCTGAGCAAGCTGGGATCGGCAGGCAAGGCGGAGATGACGCGCCTCGGCGTGCGCACGGTGATCGACCTGCGCGACGACTTCGAGGCCGAGGTCATGCCAGACGACCTCGCCGGGCTCGACGTCGAGGCGGTCAGGCTGCCCGTCTTCGAGGGGTCCGGGGCGTCGCAGGGCGTTGCCGGGGTGAGCCTCGAGGCGCTGTACGAGAAGATCCTCGGCCAGCACTCGGATGTCGTCGTCGCCGCGCTCCGCGAGATTGCGAGCACGGACAACGGTGTGCTCGTGCACTGCACGGCGGGCAAGGACCGTACCGGCATCGTCGTGGCGCTCGCACTGCTCGTTGCCGGCGTCGATCGATCCGTCGTCCTGGCCGACTACGCGCGCTCGCAGACGAACCTCGACGGCGAATGGCTGGACGGCATGCTGGCGTTGATGGCCGCGCACGGCGTCGAGGCGACGCCGGAGCTGCGGGTGCTGATGGGTGGCAGCCCGCCGGAGGCTTTGGACGGGGCGCTCCGTTTCATCGAGGACGCCCACGGCTCTGTCACGCAGTACCTGCTCGATTCCGGCATGAGCCTGAACGACCTGGCCGCGCTGCGGTCGGCGCTCGTCGAGCCCAGCGCCGGCTGA
- a CDS encoding SIMPL domain-containing protein, giving the protein MPTIITVSGEAELKHSPERATAQLSVGFEGPVRERVLASSTELHGAVSEELAALLADGGPVTAWSTEQLRVWGQRPWSQNGEQLPVVYHSAASVTATFADFAALSEWLGAASLREGVTVHGIDWALHEETTRELTHEAQQLAVGAALVKAENFAQSLGLGSLTPLALSDPGLLGDENSPMPMMAMADSVSLRSRGAAGGAQFSPEEIVVSAAVHARFSAS; this is encoded by the coding sequence GTGCCCACCATCATCACCGTTTCAGGCGAAGCCGAGCTCAAGCACTCCCCCGAGCGCGCGACGGCACAGCTTTCCGTCGGTTTCGAGGGCCCTGTCCGCGAGCGGGTGCTCGCGTCGAGCACGGAGCTGCACGGGGCGGTGAGCGAGGAGCTGGCGGCGCTCCTGGCGGACGGCGGCCCGGTAACCGCGTGGAGCACCGAGCAGCTGCGCGTGTGGGGCCAGCGGCCGTGGAGCCAGAACGGTGAGCAGCTGCCGGTCGTCTACCACTCTGCGGCATCCGTCACCGCGACGTTCGCCGATTTCGCCGCTCTCTCCGAGTGGCTGGGCGCCGCGTCGCTGCGCGAGGGCGTCACCGTGCACGGCATCGACTGGGCCCTGCACGAGGAGACCACGCGGGAGCTCACCCACGAGGCGCAGCAGCTCGCGGTCGGGGCGGCGCTCGTCAAAGCCGAGAACTTCGCGCAGAGCCTCGGGCTCGGATCGCTCACGCCACTCGCGCTGAGCGATCCAGGCCTCCTCGGCGATGAGAACAGCCCGATGCCGATGATGGCGATGGCCGACTCCGTGAGCCTCCGCAGTCGCGGTGCGGCCGGAGGTGCGCAGTTCAGCCCGGAGGAGATCGTCGTCTCGGCGGCCGTGCACGCGCGGTTCAGCGCGAGTTGA
- a CDS encoding septum formation family protein: MQHSTRTTIITRTVAVAAAAVLAAGLSGCSVLQGVLESGQKPVRDAETQEITEGGQADVFSIKVGDCLNEAGAETVSDVPVVPCAEPHDEEAYFEGILEGDEFPGDEQVQIKADEICYGAFAPFAGIAYEESQLDYYPYTPTEIGWTEAGDRVVSCIIYDPSAQTTGSLAGAAR; the protein is encoded by the coding sequence GTGCAACATTCAACACGAACCACGATCATCACCCGCACGGTTGCCGTCGCAGCCGCCGCGGTCCTCGCCGCCGGCCTGAGCGGCTGCTCGGTGCTGCAGGGCGTGCTCGAGTCGGGCCAGAAGCCGGTCCGCGATGCCGAGACGCAGGAGATCACGGAGGGCGGCCAGGCCGACGTCTTCTCCATCAAGGTCGGCGACTGCCTGAACGAGGCCGGTGCAGAGACCGTGAGCGACGTGCCCGTTGTCCCGTGCGCGGAGCCGCACGACGAGGAGGCGTATTTCGAGGGCATCCTGGAGGGCGACGAGTTCCCCGGCGATGAGCAGGTCCAGATCAAGGCGGACGAGATCTGCTACGGCGCCTTCGCGCCCTTCGCCGGGATCGCCTACGAAGAGTCCCAGCTGGACTATTACCCCTACACGCCGACCGAGATCGGCTGGACCGAGGCCGGCGACCGCGTGGTGTCGTGCATCATCTACGACCCGTCGGCTCAGACCACCGGGTCACTCGCCGGCGCCGCGCGCTGA